From a single Rutidosis leptorrhynchoides isolate AG116_Rl617_1_P2 chromosome 5, CSIRO_AGI_Rlap_v1, whole genome shotgun sequence genomic region:
- the LOC139848671 gene encoding probable E3 ubiquitin-protein ligase ARI2 — MELLNIKEHQARTLLIHYRWDVDKVIDVYVNKGKDRLYEEACVMVNHNSDVSSVRIQRSSVALCEICMEEVPIYKMTTMDCGHSFCNNCWTEHFVVKINEGQSRRISCMAYKCNVVCDEDKIRIYVNEKDPELGKKFDQFLLESYIEDNKMVKWCPSVPHCGNAIRVDDDGCCEVECACGFQFCFSCSSEAHSPCSCHMWALWVKKFEDDSETINWMIANTKNCPTCLKPVEKNGGCNHVVCACGKAFCWLCGGATGFEHNWDRIKNHTCGRYKEEYVVKMERAKSELIRYAHYLKFYEAHTNSLKAEIALKKKLKEKISGMKVTAYIKDYTWVIDGADRLVRSRQILRCTYPFAYCMFGDTFLGDEMTKEDKNVKQNLFEDQQLQFEGYVEKLSFVLAEPFERNNEEGLMEFRMKILELSKLIDVLCKNLYDCIDNEILIDLGRTINIAPYRSNGADKAVELHH, encoded by the exons ATGGAATTGTTAAATATAAAAGAACATCAGGCACGAACTCTGCTTATACATTATAGGTGGGATGTTGATAAAGTAATTGATGTGTATGTTAACAAGGGAAAGGATCGGCTTTATGAAGAGGCATGCGTTATGGTAAATCATAATAGCGATGTTTCTTCGGTTCGAATTCAACGATCATCTGTAGCTCTTTGTGAAATTTGCATGGAGGAAGTCCCTATTTACAAGATGACAACAATGGATTGTGGTCATTCCTTTTGTAACAATT GTTGGACCGAGCACTTTGTGGTGAAGATAAACGAGGGTCAGAGTAGGCGAATCAGTTGCATGGCTTACAAATGTAATGTAGTTTGTGACGAGGATAAAATCAGAATATACGTGAATGAAAAGGATCCTGAACTAGGAAAGAAATTTGATCAGTTTCTTTTAGAATCATATATTGAGGATAACAAGATGGTAAAATGGTGTCCTAGTGTTCCACATTGTGGAAACGCCATTCGTGTTGACGATGATGGTTGTTGTGAGGTCGAATGTGCATGTGGATTTCAGTTCTGTTTTAGCTGCTCTTCGGAAGCACATTCTCCTTGTTCGTGTCACATGTGGGCCCTTTGGGTCAAAAAGTTCGAGGATGACTCGGAGACCATTAATTGGATGATTGCCAATACCAAGAATTGTCCCACATGTCTCAAACCAGTTGAAAAGAATGGAGGTTGCAACCATGTTGTTTGTGCATGTGGTAAAGCATTTTG TTGGTTATGTGGTGGTGCAACTGGCTTTGAACACAATTGGGATAGAATAAAAAATCACACTTGTGGGCGTTACAAAGAAGAGTATGTTGTTAAAATGGAGCGAGCGAAATCAGAACTTATAAGATATGCTCACTATCTTAAATTTTATGAAGCTCATACAAATTCTTTAAAAGCTGAAATTGCTTTGAAAAAGAAGTTAAAGGAAAAGATATCAGGTATGAAAGTAACAGCATATATCAAAGATTACACATGGGTGATAGATGGAGCTGATAGGCTTGTTAGGTCAAGACAAATTCTTAGATGTACGTACCCGTTTGCATATTGTATGTTTGGTGACACGTTTCTTGGTGACGAAATGACGAAAGAAGATAAAAATGTGAAACAGAACTTGTTTGAGGACCAGCAACTGCAATTTGAGGGGTATGTTGAAAAACTATCTTTCGTTCTAGCTGAACCATTTGAGAGAAATAATGAAGAAGGATTAATGGAATTTAGAATGAAGATACTCGAACTTTCTAAGCTTATTGACGTTCTCTGCAAGAATTT GTACGATTGCATAGACAATGAGATACTGATAGATTTGGGAAGAACAATTAACATTGCGCCTTATCGGTCCAACGGTGCAGACAAGGCTGTGGAGCTTCATCATTGA